Proteins from a single region of Pungitius pungitius chromosome 4, fPunPun2.1, whole genome shotgun sequence:
- the slc7a9 gene encoding b(0,+)-type amino acid transporter 1 isoform X1, translating into MHQWTEMDEGSIKMTKELQNGSSGHCLESETKDKQPVKATVLQKDVGLLSGICLIVGTMIGSGIFISPKAVLLSSGAVGPCLLIWASCGVLATLGALCYAELGTMITKSGGEYPYLTEAFGPLVAYLYSWTTIMVLKPSSFAIITLSFAEYASSPFYPGCTPPVVVTKCLAAAAIILIVSVNCLSVKLASYVQNIFTMAKLFIILVIVVAGIVMLAKGNTENLSDAFVGTSSSFGAIGLAFYNGLWAYDGWNQLNFITEELKQPSRNLPLAILIGIPLVSVCYVLVNVAYFTAMTASELLLSPAVAMTFGDRVLYPVSWIVPIFVVFSTFGSANGSCFTAGRLAYVSGREGHMVKILSYISLKRYTPAPALMFNGILSLIYIIPADINTLINYFSFAQWAFYGLTALALIVMRFTRKELHRPVKVPIVIPGLIVLVSFYLVLAPIIDKPEMEYLYCAIFIFSGLLLYYPFVYRKVNWARKLMRPMTMHLQLLMEVVPPDKIQ; encoded by the exons ATGCACCAGTGGACTGAAATGGATGAAGGCAGCATCAAGATGACGAAGGAATTGCAGAACGGCTCCTCGGGCCACTGCTTGGAATCTGAGACTAAAGATAAGCAGCCTGTGAAAGCGACTGTGCTTCAAAAAGAT GTTGGCCTGCTAAGTGGCATCTGTCTGATTGTGGGGACGATGATTGGATCAGGCATTTTCATCTCCCCTAAGGCTGTTCTGCTGTCCTCTGGAGCAGTGGGACCCTGCCTTCTCATTTGGGCTTCTTGTGGCGTTTTAGCCACACTCG GAGCACTGTGCTATGCTGAGCTTGGCACCATGATCACCAAATCGGGGGGGGAGTATCCGTATCTAACGGAGGCGTTTGGCCCCCTCGTGGCCTACCTTTACTCCTGGACCACTATAATGGTGCTGAAGCCCTCCTCCTTCGCCATCATCACTCTGAGCTTCGCAGAATACGCCTCCAGTCCTTTCTACCCTGGCTGTACTCCTCCTGTTGTTGTTACCAAGTGTCTGGCGGCTGCGGCTATAA TTTTGATCGTCAGTGTCAACTGCTTGAGTGTCAAACTGGCGAGCTATGTGCAAAACATCTTCACTATGGCCAAACTTTTCATCATCCTCGTCATCGTTGTAGCTGGCATTGTGATGCTGGCAAAAG GAAACACTGAGAACCTGTCGGATGCCTTTGTCGGCACATCGTCATCTTTTGGAGCAATCGGACTTGCGTTTTATAATGGGCTCTGGGCTTATGATGGATG GAATCAACTGAATTTCATTACAGAAGAGCTGAAACAGCCCTCCAG GAACTTGCCACTGGCCATCCTCATAGGGATCCCTTTGGTATCTGTCTGCTACGTGTTGGTCAATGTTGCATACTTCACTGCCATGACTGCCAGTGAACTACTGTTGTCTccagctgttgccatg ACTTTTGGAGACCGAGTCCTTTACCCAGTGTCTTGGATCGTTCCTATCTTTGTAGTCTTCTCTACATTCGGCTCTGCCAATGGAAGCTGCTTCACCGCTGGCAG ACTGGCCTATGTATCTGGCAGAGAGGGTCACATGGTTAAAATCTTATCCTATATTAGCCTGAAGCGCTATACTCCAGCCCCTGCCCTCATGTTCAAT GGTATTTTATCTCTTATCTATATTATCCCAGCTGACATCAACACGCTCATTAACTACTTCAGCTTCGCTCAATGGGCGTTTTACGGGTTAACGGCCCTGGCTCTCATAGTCATGCGATTTACCAGGAAGGAGCTCCATCGACCAGTAAAG GTGCCGATTGTCATACCCGGCCTGATCGTCCTGGTGTCCTTCTACTTGGTCCTGGCTCCCATCATTGATAAACCGGAGATGGAATACCTCTACTGTGCTATCTTCATCTTCAGTGGACTTCTCCTCTACTACCCCTTCGTCTACCGCAAGGTCAACTGGGCACGCAAACTGATGA GGCCCATGACCATGCATCTccagctgctgatggaggtagTTCCTCCTGACAAAATCCAATGA
- the LOC119194599 gene encoding AN1-type zinc finger protein 3, with product MGDAGSEGSKPPSNVTVVPPRCHCGFWGSSKTMNLCSKCFSDIQKKEPDDDCAPKASSSSSSNQADIFCTETNGSISQSLMSMPSTSEDPSPAGETGAPSLPAQGEVSSTDTVFSSLSTPTKRSFESASESESDVSPEKRARVGDVPEGEESSSSSLSASSSSSSSRSGSKQRSRRRCHRCQIKLELVQQELGSCRCGYVFCMLHRLPEQHECLFDHLGRGRQEAVLKMVKLDRKVGRSCQRIGEECS from the exons ATGGGGGACGCGGGCAGCGAGGGCAGCAAGCCTCCGAGTAACGTCACCGTTGTACCCCCGCGCTGCCACTGTGGTTTCTGGGG ATCAAGCAAAACTATGAATCTCTGCTCCAAATGTTTTTCAG ACATTCAGAAGAAAGAGCCAGACGACGATTGTGCCCCAAAGGCCTCCTCAAGCTCCAGCAGCAACCAAGCAGACATCTTCTGCACTGAAACAAACGGCAGCATTAGTCAGTCGCTGATGTCGATGCCTAGCACATCAGAGGACCCTTCGCCAGCGGGGGAGACGGGAGCGCCATCTCTACCGGCTCAGGGCG AAGTATCCAGCACAGACACAGTCTTCAGTTCACTCTCCACACCCACAAAACGCTCCTTTGAGTCAG CCTCTGAGTCGGAAAGCGACGTTTCACCCGAGAAGAGAGCAAGAGTGGGCGACGTCCCTGAGGGTGAAGAGTCTTCATCGTCATCTTTgtctgcatcatcatcatcgtcctcGTCCCGCAGTGGCTCTAAGCAGCGGAGCCGCAGACGTTGCCATCGCTGCCAAATCAAACTGGAGCTGGTTCAGCAAGAGCTGGGTTCCTGTCGCTGTG GTTACGTCTTCTGTATGCTCCATCGGCTTCCAGAGCAACACGAGTGTCTGTTTGACCACCTGGGCCGCGGCCGGCAGGAGGCCGTCCTGAAGATGGTCAAACTGGACCGCAAGGTGGGCCGCTCATGCCAGCGCATCGGAGAGGAGTGTTCCTGA
- the slc7a9 gene encoding b(0,+)-type amino acid transporter 1 isoform X2 produces MDEGSIKMTKELQNGSSGHCLESETKDKQPVKATVLQKDVGLLSGICLIVGTMIGSGIFISPKAVLLSSGAVGPCLLIWASCGVLATLGALCYAELGTMITKSGGEYPYLTEAFGPLVAYLYSWTTIMVLKPSSFAIITLSFAEYASSPFYPGCTPPVVVTKCLAAAAIILIVSVNCLSVKLASYVQNIFTMAKLFIILVIVVAGIVMLAKGNTENLSDAFVGTSSSFGAIGLAFYNGLWAYDGWNQLNFITEELKQPSRNLPLAILIGIPLVSVCYVLVNVAYFTAMTASELLLSPAVAMTFGDRVLYPVSWIVPIFVVFSTFGSANGSCFTAGRLAYVSGREGHMVKILSYISLKRYTPAPALMFNGILSLIYIIPADINTLINYFSFAQWAFYGLTALALIVMRFTRKELHRPVKVPIVIPGLIVLVSFYLVLAPIIDKPEMEYLYCAIFIFSGLLLYYPFVYRKVNWARKLMRPMTMHLQLLMEVVPPDKIQ; encoded by the exons ATGGATGAAGGCAGCATCAAGATGACGAAGGAATTGCAGAACGGCTCCTCGGGCCACTGCTTGGAATCTGAGACTAAAGATAAGCAGCCTGTGAAAGCGACTGTGCTTCAAAAAGAT GTTGGCCTGCTAAGTGGCATCTGTCTGATTGTGGGGACGATGATTGGATCAGGCATTTTCATCTCCCCTAAGGCTGTTCTGCTGTCCTCTGGAGCAGTGGGACCCTGCCTTCTCATTTGGGCTTCTTGTGGCGTTTTAGCCACACTCG GAGCACTGTGCTATGCTGAGCTTGGCACCATGATCACCAAATCGGGGGGGGAGTATCCGTATCTAACGGAGGCGTTTGGCCCCCTCGTGGCCTACCTTTACTCCTGGACCACTATAATGGTGCTGAAGCCCTCCTCCTTCGCCATCATCACTCTGAGCTTCGCAGAATACGCCTCCAGTCCTTTCTACCCTGGCTGTACTCCTCCTGTTGTTGTTACCAAGTGTCTGGCGGCTGCGGCTATAA TTTTGATCGTCAGTGTCAACTGCTTGAGTGTCAAACTGGCGAGCTATGTGCAAAACATCTTCACTATGGCCAAACTTTTCATCATCCTCGTCATCGTTGTAGCTGGCATTGTGATGCTGGCAAAAG GAAACACTGAGAACCTGTCGGATGCCTTTGTCGGCACATCGTCATCTTTTGGAGCAATCGGACTTGCGTTTTATAATGGGCTCTGGGCTTATGATGGATG GAATCAACTGAATTTCATTACAGAAGAGCTGAAACAGCCCTCCAG GAACTTGCCACTGGCCATCCTCATAGGGATCCCTTTGGTATCTGTCTGCTACGTGTTGGTCAATGTTGCATACTTCACTGCCATGACTGCCAGTGAACTACTGTTGTCTccagctgttgccatg ACTTTTGGAGACCGAGTCCTTTACCCAGTGTCTTGGATCGTTCCTATCTTTGTAGTCTTCTCTACATTCGGCTCTGCCAATGGAAGCTGCTTCACCGCTGGCAG ACTGGCCTATGTATCTGGCAGAGAGGGTCACATGGTTAAAATCTTATCCTATATTAGCCTGAAGCGCTATACTCCAGCCCCTGCCCTCATGTTCAAT GGTATTTTATCTCTTATCTATATTATCCCAGCTGACATCAACACGCTCATTAACTACTTCAGCTTCGCTCAATGGGCGTTTTACGGGTTAACGGCCCTGGCTCTCATAGTCATGCGATTTACCAGGAAGGAGCTCCATCGACCAGTAAAG GTGCCGATTGTCATACCCGGCCTGATCGTCCTGGTGTCCTTCTACTTGGTCCTGGCTCCCATCATTGATAAACCGGAGATGGAATACCTCTACTGTGCTATCTTCATCTTCAGTGGACTTCTCCTCTACTACCCCTTCGTCTACCGCAAGGTCAACTGGGCACGCAAACTGATGA GGCCCATGACCATGCATCTccagctgctgatggaggtagTTCCTCCTGACAAAATCCAATGA
- the nudt19 gene encoding nucleoside diphosphate-linked moiety X motif 19, translated as MNTTLKHWKEAATLILAAGHKLGADGVASRTPLTAAPASPLTGAHGRPHLPHESCFDYDVLLLKRSSTSTFMPNAYVFPGGLVHSSDFSSEWLDVFKSFGKSPHFGLRGVTQPGDTRPPLFATDRLKLGSPIPGEVAFRICALRETFEECGVLLFVSKQEEKHLLKSIESSSTPGLEGPLHDNVNELCSRELSKWRDLVNQNPSNFILMCRELDVLPNIWALQEWGNWLTPEGRYGVRRFDTAFFICCLQEIPPALQDDKEIVSIKWSTPSEVLRSYQAQEFWIAPPQVYEISRMCRIPLLNDLHTFSCRRATEGCEQLLPVLSLKDEQHTVLLPGDSCYPSATSGEAALGTSSDPELDDPQEEHSALHRIVTVDPYTITLQITITPKYNHLLPVSGQTFPYDSKSKL; from the exons ATGAACACCACGTTGAAGCACTGGAAGGAGGCGGCCACCCTTATTTTAGCCGCAGGTCACAAGCTCGGTGCGGACGGTGTAGCGTCAAGGACACCGCTGACAGCCGCTCCAGCTTCCCCGCTGACCGGCGCTCACGGACGGCCACACCTGCCGCACGAGTCCTGCTTCGACTACGACGTGTTACTCCTTAAACGAAGCAGTACAAGTACATTCATGCCCAATGCGTATGTGTTTCCCGGCGGCTTGGTGCACTCGTCGGACTTTTCGAGCGAATGGCTGGACGTTTTCAAGTCTTTCGGCAAGTCCCCACATTTTGGTTTGAGAGGTGTCACCCAGCCGGGAGACACCAGGCCCCCGTTGTTCGCCACGGACCGACTGAAACTGGGCTCCCCTATTCCCGGAGAGGTCGCTTTCCGGATCTGCGCCCTGCGGGAGACGTTTGAGGAGTGCGGTGTGCTCCTGTTTGTGTCaaaacaggaggagaaacatctATTAAAAAGCATAGAGAGCAGCAGTACCCCTGGTCTAGAAGGTCCACTGCATGACAACGTCAACGAGCTGTGCAGTCGCGAGCTCAGCAAGTGGAGGGATCTGGTTAACCAGAACCCCTCTAACTTCATCCTGATGTGCAGAGAGTTGGATGTGCTGCCCAACATCTGGGCTTTACAAGAGTGGGGCAACTGGCTGACTCCCGAGGGCCGATATGGGGTGAGAAGGTTTGACACCGCTTTCTTCATCTGCTGCCTGCAGGAGATCCCACCGGCACTCCAAGATGACAAAGAAATAGTGTCCATTAAG tggtcCACACCCTCAGAGGTTCTCCGGAGCTACCAGGCACAGGAGTTTTGGATCGCCCCTCCACAGGTCTATGAGATCAGTCGCATGTGCCGCATACCTTTGCTGAATGACCTCCACACCTTCTCCTGCCGGCGGGCCACAGAGGGCTGCGAACAGCTGCTGCCTGTCCTCTCCTTAAAAGATGAACAGCACACAGTACTGCTGCCAG GGGACAGTTGCTACCCGTCGGCCACCTCAGGGGAAGCTGCGCTGGGTACGAGCTCAGACCCCGAGCTGGACGATCCTCAGGAGGAACATTCGGCACTGCACCGCATTGTGACAGTCGATCCGTACACGATAACTCTACAGATCACCATCACTCCCAAGTACAATCACCTGCTACCCGTCTCAGGGCAGACCTTCCCGTATGACTCAAAAAGTAAGCTTTGA